The proteins below come from a single Herpetosiphon gulosus genomic window:
- a CDS encoding AAA domain-containing protein, with protein sequence MRFSVQIILTRQQQLTELEHALRIQAPQGGRKAVAVIAGYNHQVELLRRQLTVHDPERWRCLDIEVNTVDAFQGSERDIVFYSIVCSNVQREIGFLRDFRRLNVALSRARELLFIVGDHAMVVQADTKGYANPFPEIITYILAHPQECLLWSPVDDL encoded by the coding sequence ATGCGGTTTTCCGTCCAAATAATACTCACACGCCAACAGCAGCTTACGGAATTAGAACATGCGCTGCGTATCCAAGCTCCGCAAGGCGGACGAAAAGCGGTTGCTGTGATTGCAGGTTATAACCATCAGGTGGAACTGCTCCGACGACAACTTACAGTCCACGACCCAGAACGATGGCGATGTCTGGATATCGAAGTGAATACGGTGGATGCCTTTCAAGGAAGCGAACGCGATATTGTGTTCTACAGTATTGTGTGCAGTAATGTCCAGCGTGAAATCGGCTTTTTGCGTGATTTTCGGCGCTTGAATGTAGCGCTTTCCCGTGCTAGAGAACTGCTGTTTATTGTCGGCGATCATGCCATGGTTGTTCAGGCCGATACGAAAGGGTATGCTAATCCATTCCCTGAGATTATCACCTACATTCTTGCCCATCCGCAAGAATGTCTGTTATGGAGTCCCGTCGATGACCTTTGA
- a CDS encoding restriction endonuclease, translating into MSSIQNTLLKALYERYFDDPTFLSLHSFREENNIDDEVFWDEVEGLEDQKLISAYAIGGAYILNTAGVLFVEENKLADSVQIEQHQQARTQILNRLMWQYETNGKHAPYFYEDLARDLSMDTNYLVTHLRMLDVMGFIEAHALGGLFLITSVGRRSVLEWRAKMNIRQMYLDAHSLSAQKRGKALERIITELAKHEGWNLESNVITRGEELDLVLVKNHAYYLVECKWHKNPIEAKDIRDFYGKLAHRTHYRGLFISMSGFTSGAREHIKSYISHHPIVCFGPRDVEALIQTTIALDNLVEQRYRRLTTQRQLEYE; encoded by the coding sequence ATGTCATCGATACAAAATACTTTATTAAAGGCATTGTATGAACGCTATTTTGATGATCCCACGTTTCTCAGTCTTCATTCCTTTCGGGAGGAAAATAATATTGATGATGAAGTATTCTGGGATGAGGTTGAGGGATTAGAGGATCAGAAACTCATAAGCGCGTATGCTATCGGTGGGGCATACATATTGAATACTGCTGGAGTTCTCTTTGTTGAGGAGAATAAACTCGCTGATAGTGTTCAAATAGAGCAGCATCAACAAGCAAGAACACAAATTCTTAATCGGCTGATGTGGCAGTATGAAACCAATGGCAAACATGCACCCTATTTCTATGAAGACCTTGCTCGTGATCTCAGTATGGACACCAATTATTTAGTAACCCATCTTCGTATGTTAGATGTGATGGGCTTTATTGAGGCTCATGCATTAGGGGGATTATTTTTAATAACCTCTGTTGGGCGTCGATCCGTACTTGAATGGCGAGCAAAAATGAATATACGTCAGATGTATCTGGACGCTCATAGCCTTTCAGCACAAAAACGAGGAAAAGCTCTAGAACGTATTATAACTGAGTTGGCGAAGCACGAAGGCTGGAACCTTGAATCAAACGTTATTACACGAGGTGAAGAACTCGATCTCGTTCTTGTGAAAAATCATGCCTACTATTTGGTTGAGTGTAAATGGCATAAAAACCCCATTGAAGCAAAAGATATTCGCGACTTTTATGGAAAATTAGCACATCGCACTCATTACCGAGGGCTGTTTATATCGATGTCAGGGTTTACCTCTGGTGCGCGTGAGCACATTAAATCATATATCAGTCACCATCCAATTGTTTGTTTTGGGCCGCGCGATGTCGAGGCATTGATACAAACAACAATCGCATTAGATAATCTTGTTGAGCAACGGTATCGACGGTTAACAACGCAACGTCAGCTTGAATATGAGTAG
- a CDS encoding phospholipase D-like domain-containing protein, with protein MTFEALITEHRDHRPGYDFIGHYEAAIPFYEMQIKVEVLRSVEMSTMAQFVMRLIHAGIQTEQRMAEALGVAPEFIQSGLIELDQQGCLRRTFDAQQHGRLVFHLTKKGTTALTKTLTTATTEYFRIAVDGLLGDIVPHNRASFLDQRRLKQQGVFLLHPVPRMKPTIPRLIESIRQVEHAYRRGYNQVAAADHLVDVLSIEKTHLAYKLVNVLVFVEQTSNRLDFNVFEGYEAAPQYDAVFGQREREGRHVIPESLLVSLSDPGYSQIYTAIHDQLEPMITTVEPRGGSQDHVVLRQDRADDSLPSEIVTEKTQRIRQLEEEKQHLLSMISYRGVTRQVSNAEHRVLLIRALEEAQQQVTIISPWINSFSVDTPVLERIEQRLQHGIQIRIGFGMPLQHNETQDTYIKPDVAQRFRQIKSKPYGQHFVVQYLGTHEKILLCDHAFCVVTSFNFLSYTGTQGLRREKGIYTEDQSLITDISNDVGIWQRFKQSRAIEHNVNYRVVFSHVVGHVHRAITSSTMGRAATTMASYAACNEAQSYGSDGAGNSIDKKPSVK; from the coding sequence ATGACCTTTGAAGCATTGATCACGGAGCATCGCGATCATCGTCCAGGCTATGACTTTATTGGCCACTACGAGGCGGCAATTCCATTTTATGAGATGCAGATTAAGGTGGAAGTGTTGCGTTCGGTTGAGATGTCAACCATGGCTCAATTTGTGATGCGGCTGATCCATGCTGGTATTCAAACAGAGCAGCGGATGGCGGAAGCGCTGGGAGTTGCTCCTGAATTTATTCAGAGTGGGTTAATCGAACTGGATCAACAAGGATGCCTCCGTCGAACCTTCGATGCGCAGCAACACGGGCGGCTTGTATTCCACCTGACAAAAAAAGGGACTACCGCGCTGACGAAAACCTTGACAACCGCCACGACCGAATATTTCCGAATAGCGGTTGATGGATTGTTGGGGGATATTGTGCCCCATAACCGCGCCTCATTTTTGGATCAACGACGGTTAAAACAGCAAGGGGTATTCTTGCTTCACCCCGTTCCAAGGATGAAACCAACGATTCCGCGCCTGATCGAATCGATTCGCCAGGTAGAGCACGCGTATCGACGGGGCTATAATCAGGTTGCCGCCGCTGATCATCTCGTTGATGTGCTATCGATTGAAAAAACGCATCTCGCCTACAAGCTCGTTAATGTCTTAGTCTTCGTGGAACAAACCAGCAATCGGCTCGATTTCAATGTGTTTGAGGGGTATGAGGCGGCTCCCCAGTATGATGCCGTGTTTGGCCAACGCGAGCGTGAAGGCCGCCATGTCATTCCGGAATCACTCTTGGTGTCACTCAGTGATCCTGGATATTCGCAGATTTATACGGCAATCCACGATCAACTTGAACCCATGATTACGACGGTGGAACCCCGTGGAGGAAGCCAAGACCACGTGGTATTACGCCAAGACCGCGCTGATGACTCCCTCCCTTCCGAGATTGTTACCGAGAAAACACAGCGTATTCGTCAACTAGAGGAAGAAAAACAACACCTTTTAAGTATGATCAGCTATCGTGGGGTAACACGGCAGGTGAGTAATGCCGAGCATCGCGTGCTCCTTATCCGTGCCCTAGAGGAGGCTCAGCAACAAGTCACTATTATTTCGCCGTGGATTAATAGTTTTTCGGTTGATACTCCGGTTCTGGAGCGCATTGAGCAACGTCTTCAGCATGGAATTCAGATCAGGATTGGATTTGGAATGCCGCTTCAGCATAATGAAACACAGGATACCTATATCAAGCCGGATGTGGCGCAGCGCTTTCGGCAGATCAAGAGCAAACCCTATGGTCAACACTTCGTCGTCCAATATTTGGGCACCCACGAAAAGATCCTCCTGTGTGATCACGCATTTTGTGTGGTCACAAGCTTTAATTTTCTTTCCTATACTGGAACCCAAGGGCTTCGTCGTGAAAAAGGTATTTATACCGAAGATCAATCCCTTATTACCGATATCAGTAACGATGTTGGGATATGGCAACGATTCAAGCAATCGAGGGCCATAGAACATAACGTGAACTATCGGGTTGTCTTTTCCCACGTCGTTGGGCACGTTCACAGGGCAATTACCTCGTCAACAATGGGAAGAGCAGCAACGACGATGGCCAGCTATGCCGCATGCAACGAGGCACAATCCTACGGCTCTGACGGAGCGGGAAACAGCATCGACAAGAAACCTTCTGTGAAGTAA
- a CDS encoding tyrosine-type recombinase/integrase, with product MSDSVPVAMLIDAWFRHAEIDMTHATCKRYRGVLHRLCAWFASTEQRSITLADLHPINLVGYREMLRQTTAVSTVNIHVSALRIWCTWLVDQGYLDTNPAHRLKLVKRPSPLKPKALSPVQVNALLRQAQTTRNPVRNTAILQMLVQTGMRIGECAALCWHDIQYGERSGQVVIRSSKGHTTRTVPLNESVRVALALYIGPKLGVEATIRAVAKMWPLHCKREQPRPLWMSERQTPLSLREMSAMIHHIVRDAAIRDLVPASTTPHSLRHTFATRYLVRHPHDLVGLARLLGHSSITTTQIYVQPTEADIANRVEQIDLNAYG from the coding sequence ATGAGCGATTCAGTGCCTGTTGCAATGCTGATTGATGCATGGTTTCGCCATGCTGAAATCGATATGACCCACGCCACATGCAAACGCTATCGGGGGGTATTACACCGTCTGTGTGCATGGTTTGCGTCCACAGAACAGCGTTCGATCACCCTTGCTGATCTTCATCCCATCAATTTGGTGGGGTATCGTGAAATGCTCAGGCAAACCACCGCAGTCAGTACGGTCAATATTCATGTGAGTGCGCTCCGCATATGGTGTACATGGTTGGTTGATCAGGGCTATCTTGATACGAATCCCGCCCACCGTCTCAAACTGGTGAAGCGTCCATCGCCGCTGAAGCCAAAGGCCCTCAGCCCGGTACAGGTTAATGCCCTCTTACGGCAAGCCCAAACAACACGTAACCCTGTACGAAATACCGCCATTCTTCAGATGTTAGTCCAAACAGGAATGCGCATCGGTGAATGTGCCGCCTTGTGCTGGCATGATATTCAGTACGGCGAGCGCAGTGGTCAGGTTGTGATTCGTTCGTCTAAAGGCCATACAACGCGAACGGTGCCGCTCAATGAATCGGTCCGCGTAGCATTAGCGCTCTATATTGGTCCAAAACTGGGGGTTGAAGCAACGATTCGGGCAGTCGCGAAGATGTGGCCATTGCACTGCAAGCGTGAGCAACCTCGCCCGCTTTGGATGAGTGAGCGTCAGACCCCCTTGAGTCTCCGGGAGATGAGTGCGATGATTCATCACATTGTGCGCGATGCCGCAATCCGTGACCTCGTGCCAGCAAGCACGACGCCGCATAGTCTACGTCACACCTTTGCGACCCGCTATCTGGTGCGACACCCCCATGATTTGGTCGGTCTTGCTCGTCTCCTTGGACACAGCTCGATCACAACGACGCAAATCTATGTCCAACCAACCGAGGCAGATATTGCAAATCGTGTTGAACAAATTGATCTTAATGCATATGGTTAA
- a CDS encoding ATP-binding protein encodes MSKPDLRGARASNAGDTFHELWVLRHALSLLNEDTNLAAITVEGLMVDDEIGTSKDQWDGVDCAFYYGGDSIESADRIVVDQLKYSTSNAQQPWTVNRLTYASNDKKDNSVIGRLAKIFSGLKKKRSDFIAGKHITLRLVSNQPLDPAVWAMLLGQPTPPRRGKKQTAPVTDRDRFVKASGLDSNTFEDFIKSLDFSLCGIQSRFALEKHIHATISTWIDDDARTSVNNLLRFVQSAMLPEGRRDYITRQSILAGLGFSDPRTIFPCPSEIKQLDHLVLRAAAQTIVEMLISNKQRLCVHGEGGMGKTTLLQDIKARLPDDSVMIVFDCYGGGRYLDADAFRHRAQDAFLQLSNDLAREIRIPLLLNRSTAHDYPRAFKKRLERAADVIAANNPSALVLIVVDAADNALTAALTQGDKCFISDFLSIGTLPSNVRLLVSARTGRLPMLELPYTFDKFELSGFTLDETAHHVHSVWPEAPDAWIEDFHKLSRGIPRVQRYAFDIAQDKPDKALRYLLPHGKDLDHVFEQQFTQAILKIGQQQELLMFCSALIALPRPIPLSDLAAVTKFNETHIRDLASDLAPGVQVVNNLISFADEDFEQFVRLKAEARLHMLQLKIAEHFTKQAQQDSYAATHLASALLAAGRKQDIIMLVDKEPIPEAIRDPLLRRDTQLQRLRIAMKVCREAENPVDSLLTLLKGAEALKTNVTIHNSIINNLDLVAIFAPHTYALAVLRNSQEIQHHGPLLFHMMANDALEKNAFAVRNGYRQIRAWLQRRNSEFVLKKQRFPNDEPEGWEIGTNDIVAETEALLRIEGPQSAIAQLLRWRPRSAVFEVALRLSKKLITSGDIDLLQQVLQEIPRQTPWDIFLLVPLVLVGQSSDIARIETCLGILYRRGLIKADKLKERARNEDFSYIEYIDLILTACEIVVGHTTQHKNALSILQSFVTPERRCYDEFNTSDSFYIDIILRAYSLLRRLGGQEIEIREFLVEPSIKLSTETTRRQNAQLREKKDQLSEFLLPLIPVYTVRAQLIIGQISGEAGTLLLQKAVNRTGMNTYKFDASYHAFGMRTQVASSITKLLMVSEFDRIALLKSIKAVVGWKNDYLSETMVKMYTHLAMDHSFHETILSAVTDQSKSIKSMRIETQDKIDAFLRFARLIMPFSHADAKPFFFNALEIANDINLETGREIALFNPLVKHGFHVLSPEQRCEMASQLAIVVSDTHTRIGNSDEFPWTEVTEAITTLDCSVAFAMAGRWDDINIIKYENILPTILLTALLQNTIAPESATACATLLDNFPSKLMSSIIEGSSSKNRNLIIEILACDELLRFGHGQRSEVVTVLKAENPSTFWLKQLMKAELFHQQEVAQKPDDKSLDIFDMVDNQKKITPPDPFQGIDWDQRFVSKDTINAVLEQVIETARRIDSFIYPEKILNHIATVVSFRDRVAYLDVLSEGGLYGIHNIMLADAIVYCIKEWNTPAVIDWCKTSLMDVIGKMLPEFAAYLTYGHSPLPMLLTKTGLPAHEIFNGLLAAIERHVDTLQSLTIFALVGLLGEYSSPWVAADVSGRYASRLVDRIPAQDCDRWDLVDIPSSGSEALARFLYALMSDIDVYKRWRAAHTVRRLARLQESETVDHIVSLYHKKTELSYRNPHAPFYWLAARLWLVITLDRIATETPNIAALYGEKLFGIASDTSFPHLLIRAFAKSAVLHLDETGTLLLDAQQRTLLDNITIGVSTTLRESQRHIHQTDLYQNQPSRSERFSFDSIDTIPYWYSPAIKLFFDVGMTEFCTIAEEWIVDTWQVHDNPREWSKEPRNYRITDSMGMSTMHRHGDLPRIERYHTYLEWHAMWCTMGQLIQTRSLANNSDEDDDYYTPDGWIRRNGLAMPPFWLADFLRAKPLEAQFWISPEVPIDAWVDSITDQTFLNQIFASDNSEMLVVDGDHNTHSYRFKQETRIRTALVSPDTALALARALQTVADSWDYRIPYVEDRLAIDTSPYKLIGWLIDYEHLIEGIDEYDPLCYDIRSIETYPGPMVESVLNLKFHYGDQLQWVNVEDSSTAFIYECWGDSRDDRTEYTMRSTAQVQSNGWRLNINKKALLAFLDEVQLDLIVEVKITRENNGYGRDRDDESRTKKNQPHRIFILRRDGTIDAAERCIGTWTVSRS; translated from the coding sequence ATGTCAAAACCAGATCTTCGGGGTGCTCGTGCGTCGAATGCCGGTGATACATTTCATGAACTTTGGGTGCTTCGACATGCGTTATCGTTACTTAATGAAGACACAAATCTGGCTGCTATTACAGTAGAAGGTTTGATGGTAGATGATGAAATTGGTACATCTAAAGATCAATGGGATGGGGTGGATTGCGCCTTTTACTATGGGGGTGATAGCATAGAATCAGCTGATCGTATTGTCGTTGATCAACTCAAATACTCAACGTCAAATGCTCAACAGCCATGGACGGTGAATCGCCTTACCTATGCGAGTAATGATAAAAAAGATAATTCAGTCATTGGTCGGCTTGCAAAAATCTTTAGTGGTTTAAAAAAGAAACGATCAGATTTTATTGCAGGAAAGCATATTACGTTGCGGCTTGTTAGTAACCAACCCCTTGATCCAGCGGTTTGGGCCATGTTATTGGGACAGCCTACACCGCCACGACGAGGGAAAAAGCAAACAGCGCCAGTCACAGATCGTGATAGGTTCGTGAAAGCCAGCGGCTTAGACTCCAATACTTTTGAAGATTTCATCAAAAGCCTTGATTTTTCACTCTGTGGAATCCAATCTCGTTTTGCACTTGAGAAGCATATTCATGCCACAATCTCTACTTGGATAGATGATGATGCACGCACCTCTGTAAATAATCTTTTGCGTTTTGTCCAAAGTGCCATGCTACCAGAAGGCCGAAGAGACTATATCACCCGCCAATCCATCTTAGCGGGACTGGGATTTTCTGATCCTCGTACTATATTTCCATGTCCTTCTGAGATTAAGCAACTCGATCACCTTGTTCTGCGTGCGGCGGCTCAGACAATAGTAGAAATGCTTATTAGCAATAAACAACGCCTCTGTGTACATGGCGAAGGTGGTATGGGAAAAACTACGTTGCTTCAAGATATCAAGGCACGCCTTCCAGATGATTCTGTCATGATCGTTTTTGACTGTTATGGTGGAGGACGTTATCTCGACGCTGATGCGTTTCGTCACAGGGCACAAGATGCCTTTCTACAGCTCTCAAACGATCTTGCCCGCGAAATTCGCATTCCTCTTCTACTCAATCGCTCAACTGCTCATGATTATCCCAGAGCATTCAAGAAAAGGCTGGAGCGAGCCGCTGATGTTATTGCAGCAAACAATCCCTCGGCTCTTGTACTTATTGTGGTTGATGCGGCTGATAATGCACTGACAGCCGCACTAACACAAGGCGATAAATGTTTCATTAGTGATTTTCTTTCGATCGGCACATTGCCATCAAACGTTCGTCTTTTAGTCAGCGCCCGAACGGGACGGCTCCCCATGCTCGAACTTCCCTACACATTTGACAAGTTTGAACTTAGTGGCTTTACCCTTGATGAGACAGCACATCATGTACACTCTGTTTGGCCTGAAGCACCAGATGCATGGATTGAGGATTTTCATAAGCTATCACGGGGGATCCCACGCGTACAACGATACGCTTTTGATATTGCGCAAGATAAGCCTGATAAAGCATTGAGGTATCTTCTACCGCATGGCAAAGACTTAGATCATGTATTTGAACAACAATTTACTCAAGCTATTCTTAAGATAGGACAACAACAAGAACTTCTCATGTTTTGCTCCGCACTGATTGCACTACCACGACCTATTCCTCTTTCCGATCTCGCAGCAGTAACAAAATTTAACGAAACCCATATTCGTGATCTTGCAAGTGATCTCGCACCTGGGGTTCAGGTTGTAAATAACCTGATTAGCTTTGCTGATGAAGACTTTGAGCAGTTTGTGCGACTTAAGGCCGAGGCGCGGCTTCATATGCTCCAGCTAAAGATTGCAGAGCACTTTACCAAACAGGCTCAACAAGACAGTTATGCTGCAACCCACTTGGCCTCTGCGTTACTTGCCGCAGGACGAAAACAAGACATCATAATGCTTGTCGATAAAGAACCTATTCCTGAAGCAATCCGAGATCCCCTGCTTCGACGTGACACCCAACTCCAGCGCTTGCGCATTGCTATGAAGGTATGTCGAGAGGCAGAGAATCCTGTTGATAGTTTATTGACACTGCTTAAGGGTGCCGAGGCACTAAAAACGAATGTAACAATTCATAATTCAATTATTAATAATCTCGATCTGGTGGCAATTTTTGCCCCACACACGTATGCACTAGCTGTCCTACGAAATTCCCAGGAAATTCAACACCATGGACCACTCCTATTCCATATGATGGCGAATGATGCCCTTGAGAAAAATGCCTTTGCTGTCCGTAATGGATATCGCCAAATACGTGCATGGTTACAACGCCGTAATTCAGAATTTGTACTGAAAAAGCAGCGGTTCCCCAATGATGAGCCAGAGGGTTGGGAGATTGGCACTAATGATATTGTCGCAGAAACTGAGGCACTTCTTCGTATTGAAGGGCCTCAGTCGGCTATAGCGCAACTATTACGCTGGAGACCAAGATCCGCAGTCTTCGAGGTTGCATTAAGACTGTCCAAAAAGCTTATTACTTCGGGGGACATAGATCTCCTTCAACAGGTGTTACAAGAGATTCCACGTCAAACGCCGTGGGATATCTTTCTTCTGGTTCCTCTTGTGCTTGTTGGTCAGAGCAGTGATATTGCTCGTATTGAAACGTGTTTAGGAATTCTGTATCGTCGGGGATTGATAAAGGCTGATAAATTGAAGGAACGCGCGAGGAATGAAGATTTCTCCTACATCGAGTACATTGATTTGATTCTCACTGCCTGTGAGATTGTTGTTGGTCATACAACTCAGCACAAGAATGCGCTTTCAATCCTTCAAAGCTTTGTAACACCTGAGCGGCGTTGCTACGACGAATTTAATACCTCAGACTCATTTTATATTGATATCATTCTTCGCGCGTATAGCTTATTGAGACGCTTAGGAGGGCAGGAAATAGAGATTAGAGAGTTTTTAGTTGAGCCTTCAATCAAGTTATCAACAGAGACGACACGTCGCCAAAACGCTCAACTAAGAGAAAAGAAAGACCAGCTTTCTGAATTTCTACTACCACTGATACCAGTGTATACCGTTCGGGCACAGTTGATTATAGGACAAATTTCTGGAGAGGCAGGTACTCTTCTTTTACAGAAGGCTGTTAATCGAACTGGCATGAATACATATAAATTTGATGCCAGCTATCATGCTTTTGGTATGCGGACGCAAGTAGCATCATCGATCACGAAATTACTTATGGTTTCAGAATTTGATCGGATTGCTCTTCTAAAAAGTATCAAGGCGGTTGTTGGATGGAAAAACGATTACTTAAGCGAGACAATGGTCAAGATGTATACCCATCTTGCAATGGATCATTCCTTTCATGAAACGATTCTCTCTGCTGTTACTGATCAATCTAAAAGCATAAAATCCATGAGAATTGAAACCCAAGACAAAATTGATGCGTTCCTACGATTTGCACGGCTTATTATGCCCTTTAGTCATGCTGATGCTAAACCGTTCTTTTTCAATGCTTTGGAGATTGCCAATGATATTAATCTTGAAACCGGACGAGAGATAGCCCTATTTAACCCGCTCGTAAAACATGGGTTTCATGTACTATCCCCCGAGCAAAGATGCGAGATGGCATCCCAGCTTGCTATAGTGGTTAGTGATACTCATACAAGGATTGGTAATAGCGATGAGTTCCCTTGGACTGAGGTAACCGAAGCAATCACAACCCTTGATTGCTCAGTAGCATTCGCAATGGCTGGGCGATGGGACGATATAAATATTATTAAATATGAGAATATTCTCCCAACGATCTTGTTAACGGCCCTTCTTCAAAACACTATAGCTCCTGAGAGTGCAACGGCTTGTGCGACACTTCTTGATAACTTTCCATCAAAGCTTATGAGTTCAATTATAGAAGGGTCATCGTCCAAGAATCGCAACCTTATTATTGAAATATTGGCCTGTGATGAGTTATTGCGATTCGGTCATGGCCAACGCTCAGAGGTAGTGACTGTACTGAAGGCAGAGAATCCTAGCACATTCTGGCTTAAACAATTAATGAAGGCAGAATTATTTCATCAGCAGGAAGTCGCTCAAAAACCAGATGATAAATCTCTTGACATCTTTGATATGGTTGATAATCAGAAAAAAATAACTCCGCCTGACCCATTCCAAGGCATTGATTGGGATCAACGCTTTGTATCAAAGGATACAATTAATGCCGTACTTGAGCAGGTAATTGAAACTGCTCGGCGAATAGATAGTTTTATTTACCCTGAAAAAATCTTGAATCATATCGCCACAGTAGTTTCATTCCGCGATCGAGTTGCCTATCTTGATGTTTTAAGCGAAGGCGGATTATATGGTATACACAATATTATGCTGGCAGATGCTATTGTTTACTGCATCAAAGAATGGAATACCCCAGCTGTTATCGATTGGTGTAAAACAAGCCTCATGGACGTGATCGGTAAAATGCTCCCTGAATTTGCTGCGTATCTTACTTATGGGCACTCGCCTCTTCCTATGCTCCTTACAAAAACTGGCTTACCAGCCCACGAGATCTTTAACGGGTTACTTGCTGCTATTGAACGCCATGTAGATACATTGCAATCCTTAACAATCTTCGCGCTGGTTGGCCTTTTAGGGGAATATAGTTCGCCATGGGTAGCGGCAGACGTTAGTGGGCGCTATGCATCCCGACTTGTTGACCGGATACCTGCACAGGATTGTGATCGGTGGGATCTCGTTGATATACCATCCTCAGGTTCCGAGGCTCTTGCACGATTTCTCTATGCACTAATGTCTGATATAGATGTGTACAAACGCTGGCGTGCAGCTCATACTGTTCGCCGACTTGCACGGCTTCAAGAGAGCGAAACGGTTGATCATATTGTGTCGCTCTATCACAAAAAAACAGAATTGAGCTATCGAAATCCCCATGCACCCTTTTACTGGCTCGCTGCTCGATTATGGCTTGTAATTACTCTGGATCGAATTGCAACGGAGACACCAAACATCGCTGCCCTCTATGGAGAAAAGCTCTTTGGAATTGCGTCAGATACTTCCTTTCCTCATCTCCTCATCCGCGCGTTTGCAAAATCGGCGGTTCTCCATTTGGATGAGACAGGAACACTGCTCCTTGATGCACAACAACGTACGCTATTAGATAACATAACGATAGGAGTATCAACAACCCTACGGGAAAGCCAAAGACACATACATCAAACCGACCTTTATCAAAATCAGCCAAGTCGATCAGAACGATTCAGCTTTGATAGCATCGATACTATCCCTTATTGGTATTCTCCAGCGATTAAACTTTTTTTTGATGTTGGTATGACAGAATTTTGCACTATAGCAGAGGAATGGATTGTTGATACGTGGCAAGTGCACGATAATCCAAGAGAATGGTCTAAAGAGCCAAGAAATTATCGTATCACCGATAGTATGGGTATGAGCACAATGCATCGCCATGGAGACCTCCCAAGAATTGAGCGCTACCATACCTACTTGGAATGGCATGCCATGTGGTGTACGATGGGACAGCTTATCCAAACACGATCGCTTGCAAACAATAGTGATGAGGATGATGATTACTATACGCCCGATGGCTGGATACGTCGAAATGGTCTCGCAATGCCGCCATTTTGGCTTGCAGATTTTCTTAGAGCAAAGCCATTAGAGGCTCAATTTTGGATTTCTCCCGAAGTCCCTATTGATGCATGGGTTGATAGTATCACTGACCAAACATTCCTCAATCAAATCTTTGCTAGTGATAATTCAGAGATGCTTGTAGTCGATGGTGATCATAATACGCATTCATACCGATTTAAACAGGAAACTCGAATCAGAACTGCGCTTGTTTCACCTGATACCGCACTTGCTCTTGCACGGGCACTTCAGACTGTTGCTGACTCATGGGACTATCGCATTCCTTACGTAGAAGATAGGCTTGCGATCGACACATCACCCTATAAGCTGATTGGATGGCTTATTGATTATGAGCATCTGATTGAAGGCATTGATGAATATGATCCGCTTTGTTACGATATTCGTTCTATTGAAACGTATCCTGGACCAATGGTAGAATCAGTGCTTAATCTTAAATTTCACTATGGTGACCAACTACAATGGGTCAATGTAGAAGATAGCAGTACAGCATTCATCTATGAATGTTGGGGGGATAGTCGCGATGATAGGACAGAGTATACAATGCGATCGACTGCTCAGGTTCAGTCAAACGGATGGCGGCTGAATATCAATAAGAAGGCATTACTAGCTTTTTTGGATGAGGTGCAACTAGACTTAATTGTTGAAGTAAAGATTACTCGGGAGAATAATGGTTATGGACGAGATCGAGATGACGAATCAAGAACAAAAAAGAATCAACCGCATCGAATCTTTATCCTCCGAAGAGATGGAACCATCGATGCTGCCGAACGATGTATTGGAACTTGGACAGTATCTCGTTCGTGA